The following are encoded in a window of Ictalurus punctatus breed USDA103 chromosome 13, Coco_2.0, whole genome shotgun sequence genomic DNA:
- the mto1 gene encoding protein MTO1 homolog, mitochondrial isoform X2 → MLQLRRLLSYRSQRASDVAQHKYDVVVVGGGHAGTEAAAAATRVGAETLLVTQKIETIGALSCNPSLGGVGKGQLVKEVDALDGLMGRAGDYAGVHFSILNRSKGPAVWGPRAQLDRGRYREFIQSQLLKMPRLTVIEGSVEDLIVSAADSGKHRVTGVRMADGVGEILAHSVVITTGTFLSGSLFVGRTTSPGGRMGEPPSCAGLSRSLKEVLGLKLGRMRTGTPPRIIKDTIDFSLAKLHLPDPQPTPFSFVNRHTHCKPEDQLPCHLTYTTPGVEKVVRESLHVNSHIQQDTKGPRYCPSIESRVLRFPGRQHQVWLEPEGLTSDLVYPQGMSMTMPPELQLRLLREIPALHRAEIRTPGYGVQYDYVCPMQLFPWLQVKCVQGLFLAGQINGTTGYEEAAAQGLWAGVNAGRTALSLPPMSLSRTESYIGVMINDLVSRGVTEPYRMFTSRAEFRTSLRPDNADLRLTLPGFEEVGCVSSQRYSEALRVSRCLSEALIALQSFALSSQHWREKLRHARISEAKSTLISGEEMLQHKEVSFEMLASVFPETFAQYLEFSQRIKIEAVYRPHCENQKREMERIQEEESLTLPPDIDYLSLPVSLSNEVREILDRVRPDTLGAATRLPGVTPAAIVHLLNYVSKTERKTASKRTHTDFT, encoded by the exons ATGCTGCAACTACGGAGGCTGCTCAGTTATCGCTCTCAGAGAGCCAGTGACGTCGCCCAACATAAATACGACGTCGTCGTGGTTGGAGGCGGTCATGCTGGGACGGAGGCGGCTGCCGCGGCAACCAGGGTTGGAGCCGAAACGCTGCTCGTTACGCAGAAAATCGAAACGATCG GGGCGCTGTCATGCAACCCCTCACTGGGAGGAGTAGGAAAAGGTCAGCTGGTGAAGGAGGTGGATGCTCTGGATGGCCTGATGGGTAGAGCAGGTGACTATGCCGGTGTTCACTTCTCCATCCTCAATCGCAGTAAAGGACCTGCAGTGTGGGGCCCGAGGGCGCAGCTGGATCGAGGACGCTACCGGGAGTTCATACAG TCGCAGTTGCTGAAAATGCCCAGACTGACTGTGATCGAGGGATCTGTGGAGGATCTAATCGTGTCTGCTGCCGATTCAGGAAAGCACAGAGTGACCGGAGTTCGCATGG CTGATGGCGTCGGGGAAATACTCGCCCATTCCGTCGTCATCACAACCGGAACTTTCCTTTCCGGCTCCCTCTTCGTGGGCCGGACCACCTCACCAGGAGGGAGGATGGGTGAGCCGCCGTCCTGCGCAGGGCTCTCACGCAGCCTGAAAGAAGTGCTCGGGTTAAAACTCGGTCGGATGAGGACCGGAACGCCGCCTCGGATCATTAAAGACACGATCGACTTCTCCCTCGCCAAACTTCACCTTCCCGACCCGCAGCCAACGCCGTTTAGCTTCgttaacagacacacacactgcaag CCTGAGGATCAGCTCCCGTGTCACCTAACCTACACGACACCAGGCGTGGAAAAAGTGGTGCGCGAGAGCCTGCATGTGAATTCGCACATACAGCAGGACACCAAAGGACCCAG GTACTGTCCTTCCATCGAGTCCCGGGTTCTGCGTTTCCCGGGGCGACAGCATCAGGTGTGGTTGGAGCCAGAGGGCTTGACCTCTGACCTCGTGTACCCTCAGGGGATGTCCATGACGATGCCCCCCGAGCTGCAGCTCCGGCTCCTCCGGGAAATTCCCGCCCTGCACCGGGCGGAGATTAGAACGCCAG GCTACGGGGTGCAGTATGACTATGTTTGCCCGATGCAGCTCTTCCCATGGCTGCAGGTGAAGTGCGTTCAGGGGCTTTTCCTGGCAGGACAGATCAACGGGACAACAGGCTACGAGGAAGCGGCAGCACAG GGTTTGTGGGCGGGTGTTAATGCCGGAAGGACCGCCCTTTCTCTCCCCCCTATGTCTCTGTCCCGTACCGAGAGCTACATTGGCGTGATGATCAATGATCTGGTGAGTCGCGGGGTTACCGAACCATACCGCATGTTCACAAGCCGCGCAGAGTTCAGGACTTCGCTCCGGCCCGACAATGCCGACCTGCGCCTCACGCTCCCAG GCTTTGAAGAGGTGGGCTGTGTGTCATCACAGCGCTACAGCGAGGCTTTGCGAGTGAGTCGCTGTCTGAGCGAAGCTCTCATCGCCTTGCAGTCCTTCGCGCTCTCCTCTCAGCACTGGAGAGAGAAACTGCGACACGCCAGGATCAGCGAGGCCAAAAGCACACTCATCAG tgggGAAGAGATGCTACAGCATAAAGAGGTCTCGTTTGAGATGCTGGCCTCCGTCTTCCCTGAAACGTTCGCACAGTATCTAGAGTTTTCCCAGCGGATTAAAATCGAAG CTGTGTACCGTCCTCACTGTGAGAatcaaaagagagagatggagaggataCAGGAAGAAGAGAGTCTCACACTGCCTCCGGACATCGACTACCTCTCGCTTCCCGTTTCTCTGTCCAACGAGGTGCGCGAGATATTGGATCGGGTGCGGCCCGACACC ttgGGAGCGGCGACTCGTCTGCCGGGCGTCACCCCGGCCGCCATCGTCCACCTGCTCAACTACGTCAGCAAAACAGAGCGCAAAACGGCGAGCAAGAGGACGCACACTGACTTCACTTGA
- the adprh gene encoding [Protein ADP-ribosylarginine] hydrolase (The RefSeq protein has 3 substitutions compared to this genomic sequence), giving the protein MESPATVDHYKAGMVLSGVGDALGFRWEFIYSAPHIQQEVQNLGGVKKISVSLPNWPVSDDTVLHLATAEALTTGKEGEELLHEVTVRYIKGMKDMSRRAPGMTTIRGVDQLKPGAQGGYRIAYDRSSGGCGAAMRAMCIGLRYPRPEQLSSLVAVAVETGRMTHTHPTGFLGGVASALFAAYAIQRRPIITWGLGLVKEACPIAKEFVRSAGYAVPETERDWGYFTEKWEKYLELRGLSSGTGPVVFPKQYGPSERDEAYKSFSWSGWGGSSGHDAPMIALDALLGSGSNWEELMSRAGFHGGDSDSTAVIACCCWGLMYGMEGVPKCNYTNLEYRDRLENSAEKLYTLSH; this is encoded by the exons ATGGAGAG TCCTGCGACTGTTGATCACTACAAGGCCGGCATGGTGCTGAGCGGCGTGGGTGATGCTCTCGGCTTCCGGTGGGAGTTTATATATTCTGCACCACATATCCAACAG GAAGTTCAGAATCTTGGAGGAGTGAAGAAAATCTCTGTTAGCCTTCCTAATTGGCCAGTCAGTGATGACACAGTGCTTCACTTGGCAACCGCTGAAGCTTTAACCACAG GTAAGGAAGGTGAGGAACTGCTGCATGAGGTGGCTGTCCATTACATAAAGGGTATGAAGGACATGTCTAGGAGGGCTCCAGGAATGACGACCATCCGTG GTGTGGATCAATTAAAGCCAGGAGCTCAAGGAGGCTACAGAATTGCTTATGACCGATCAAGTGGAGGATGTGGTGCTGCCATGAGGGCTATGTGCATTGGTCTGAG ATACCCTCGACCAGAGCAGCTCTCCTCATTGGTCGCAGTTGCTGTGGAGACTGGGAGAATGACACACACTCATCCAACCGGATTCCTTGGGGGTGTGGCTTCTGCACTGTTTGCAGCCTATGCCATCCAGCGCCGTCCAATTATAACCTGGGGGCTGGGCTTAGTGAAGGAGGCTTGTCCAATAGCGAAGGAGTTTGTGAGGTCAGCAGGATACGCCGTTCCCGAGACGGAGAGAGACTGGGGGTACTTTACTGAGAAATGGGAAAA GTATCTTGAGTTGAGGGGTTTGTCATCAGGAACTGGTCCAGTAGTCTTTCCTAAGCAATACGGACCTTCTGAACGCGACGAGGCATACAAAAGCTTCAGTTGGTCTGGATGGGGAGGTAGCAGTGGTCACGATGCACCGATGATAGCTCTGGATGCCCTCCTGGGCTCGGGGTCAAACTGGGAGGAGCTAATGAGCCGAGCTGGATTCCACGGAG GAGACAGCGACAGCACGGCGGTCATAGCGTGttgttgttggggtttgatgTACGAGATGGAGGGAGTGCCCAAGTGTAACTACACCAACCTGGAGTACAGGGACCGGCTGGAGAACAGTGCTGAGAAACTTTACACACTGTCACACTGA
- the LOC108274007 gene encoding ADP-ribosylhydrolase ARH1 — MARPAALEHYKAGMLLSGVGDALGYRNQLWEYNESGLAIHQELQELGGLKNITVQLPDWPVSDDTVLHLATAEALATGKEGEDLLHEVASRYVEGMKDMEGRKPGPSSILGVSQLKPGTEGGYRIAYNPEGTGCGAAMRSMCIGLRYPHPEQLSSLVTIAVETGRMTHPHPTGFLGAVASALFTAYAIQRRPLTTWGLGLLKEACPVAKEFVRSAGYAIPETERDWGYFTEKWEWYLELRGLSSGTGPVVFPDQYGPAERDEAYKSFSLSGWAGRSGHDAPMIALDSLLGAGSNWEELMSRSGFHGGDSDSTAVIACCCWGLMYGIVGVPECNYTNLEYRDRLENSAEKLYTLSH, encoded by the exons ATGGCCCG TCCTGCTGCTCTTGAGCACTATAAAGCCGGCATGTTGCTGAGCGGAGTTGGAGATGCTCTGGGTTACAGGAATCAGCTGTGGGAATACAACGAGTCCGGCCTAGCCATCCATCAG GAACTGCAGGAGCTTGGAGGACTAAAGAACATCACTGTTCAACTTCCTGATTGGCCGGTCAGTGATGATACGGTCCTCCACTTGGCTACCGCTGAAGCTTTAGCCACAG GAAAGGAAGGAGAGGACCTGCTGCATGAGGTGGCGTCACGTTATGTGGAGGGTATGAAAGATATGGAGGGGAGAAAACCGGGACCATCGAGCATCCTGG GTGTGTCTCAGTTAAAACCAGGTACTGAAGGGGGATACAGAATAGCTTACAATCCAGAAGGGACAGGATGTGGCGCTGCCATGAGGTCCATGTGCATCGGTTTGAG ATACCCTCATCCGGAGCAGCTCTCCTCTTTGGTCACCATCGCTGTGGAGACCGGCAGGATGACGCACCCTCATCCAACGGGATTCCTCGGTGCTGTTGCTTCTGCGCTGTTCACCGCTTACGCCATTCAGCGCCGTCCACTCACAACCTGGGGGCTGGGCTTATTGAAGGAGGCTTGTCCAGTAGCGAAGGAGTTTGTGAGGTCGGCAGGATATGCCATtcctgagacagagagagactgggggTACTTCACAGAGAAATGGGAATG GTATCTTGAATTGAGGGGTTTGTCATCAGGAACTGGTCCAGTGGTGTTTCCTGACCAGTATGGACCGGCTGAACGAGACGAGGCATATAAGAGCTTCAGCCTCTCTGGATGGGCTGGACGAAGTGGTCACGACGCACCAATGATCGCTCTGGATTCTCTACTGGGGGCGGGGTCAAACTGGGAGGAGTTAATGAGCCGTTCAGGTTTCCACGGAG GAGACAGCGACAGCACGGCAGTCATAGCGTGTTGTTGTTGGGGTCTGATGTACGGGATAGTCGGAGTGCCTGAGTGTAACTACACCAACCTGGAGTACAGGGACCGGCTGGAGAACAGTGCTGAGAAACTTTACACACTGTCACACTGA
- the mto1 gene encoding protein MTO1 homolog, mitochondrial isoform X1, producing the protein MLQLRRLLSYRSQRASDVAQHKYDVVVVGGGHAGTEAAAAATRVGAETLLVTQKIETIGALSCNPSLGGVGKGQLVKEVDALDGLMGRAGDYAGVHFSILNRSKGPAVWGPRAQLDRGRYREFIQSQLLKMPRLTVIEGSVEDLIVSAADSGKHRVTGVRMADGVGEILAHSVVITTGTFLSGSLFVGRTTSPGGRMGEPPSCAGLSRSLKEVLGLKLGRMRTGTPPRIIKDTIDFSLAKLHLPDPQPTPFSFVNRHTHCKPEDQLPCHLTYTTPGVEKVVRESLHVNSHIQQDTKGPRYCPSIESRVLRFPGRQHQVWLEPEGLTSDLVYPQGMSMTMPPELQLRLLREIPALHRAEIRTPGYGVQYDYVCPMQLFPWLQVKCVQGLFLAGQINGTTGYEEAAAQVQNTSLFTVQQLCGGHVICSRSSVSFQGLWAGVNAGRTALSLPPMSLSRTESYIGVMINDLVSRGVTEPYRMFTSRAEFRTSLRPDNADLRLTLPGFEEVGCVSSQRYSEALRVSRCLSEALIALQSFALSSQHWREKLRHARISEAKSTLISGEEMLQHKEVSFEMLASVFPETFAQYLEFSQRIKIEAVYRPHCENQKREMERIQEEESLTLPPDIDYLSLPVSLSNEVREILDRVRPDTLGAATRLPGVTPAAIVHLLNYVSKTERKTASKRTHTDFT; encoded by the exons ATGCTGCAACTACGGAGGCTGCTCAGTTATCGCTCTCAGAGAGCCAGTGACGTCGCCCAACATAAATACGACGTCGTCGTGGTTGGAGGCGGTCATGCTGGGACGGAGGCGGCTGCCGCGGCAACCAGGGTTGGAGCCGAAACGCTGCTCGTTACGCAGAAAATCGAAACGATCG GGGCGCTGTCATGCAACCCCTCACTGGGAGGAGTAGGAAAAGGTCAGCTGGTGAAGGAGGTGGATGCTCTGGATGGCCTGATGGGTAGAGCAGGTGACTATGCCGGTGTTCACTTCTCCATCCTCAATCGCAGTAAAGGACCTGCAGTGTGGGGCCCGAGGGCGCAGCTGGATCGAGGACGCTACCGGGAGTTCATACAG TCGCAGTTGCTGAAAATGCCCAGACTGACTGTGATCGAGGGATCTGTGGAGGATCTAATCGTGTCTGCTGCCGATTCAGGAAAGCACAGAGTGACCGGAGTTCGCATGG CTGATGGCGTCGGGGAAATACTCGCCCATTCCGTCGTCATCACAACCGGAACTTTCCTTTCCGGCTCCCTCTTCGTGGGCCGGACCACCTCACCAGGAGGGAGGATGGGTGAGCCGCCGTCCTGCGCAGGGCTCTCACGCAGCCTGAAAGAAGTGCTCGGGTTAAAACTCGGTCGGATGAGGACCGGAACGCCGCCTCGGATCATTAAAGACACGATCGACTTCTCCCTCGCCAAACTTCACCTTCCCGACCCGCAGCCAACGCCGTTTAGCTTCgttaacagacacacacactgcaag CCTGAGGATCAGCTCCCGTGTCACCTAACCTACACGACACCAGGCGTGGAAAAAGTGGTGCGCGAGAGCCTGCATGTGAATTCGCACATACAGCAGGACACCAAAGGACCCAG GTACTGTCCTTCCATCGAGTCCCGGGTTCTGCGTTTCCCGGGGCGACAGCATCAGGTGTGGTTGGAGCCAGAGGGCTTGACCTCTGACCTCGTGTACCCTCAGGGGATGTCCATGACGATGCCCCCCGAGCTGCAGCTCCGGCTCCTCCGGGAAATTCCCGCCCTGCACCGGGCGGAGATTAGAACGCCAG GCTACGGGGTGCAGTATGACTATGTTTGCCCGATGCAGCTCTTCCCATGGCTGCAGGTGAAGTGCGTTCAGGGGCTTTTCCTGGCAGGACAGATCAACGGGACAACAGGCTACGAGGAAGCGGCAGCACAGGTACAAAACACTTCGCTGTTCACCGTTCAGCAGCTCTGTGGTGGACATGTTATATGCTCTAGGTCGTCTGTCTCGTTTCAGGGTTTGTGGGCGGGTGTTAATGCCGGAAGGACCGCCCTTTCTCTCCCCCCTATGTCTCTGTCCCGTACCGAGAGCTACATTGGCGTGATGATCAATGATCTGGTGAGTCGCGGGGTTACCGAACCATACCGCATGTTCACAAGCCGCGCAGAGTTCAGGACTTCGCTCCGGCCCGACAATGCCGACCTGCGCCTCACGCTCCCAG GCTTTGAAGAGGTGGGCTGTGTGTCATCACAGCGCTACAGCGAGGCTTTGCGAGTGAGTCGCTGTCTGAGCGAAGCTCTCATCGCCTTGCAGTCCTTCGCGCTCTCCTCTCAGCACTGGAGAGAGAAACTGCGACACGCCAGGATCAGCGAGGCCAAAAGCACACTCATCAG tgggGAAGAGATGCTACAGCATAAAGAGGTCTCGTTTGAGATGCTGGCCTCCGTCTTCCCTGAAACGTTCGCACAGTATCTAGAGTTTTCCCAGCGGATTAAAATCGAAG CTGTGTACCGTCCTCACTGTGAGAatcaaaagagagagatggagaggataCAGGAAGAAGAGAGTCTCACACTGCCTCCGGACATCGACTACCTCTCGCTTCCCGTTTCTCTGTCCAACGAGGTGCGCGAGATATTGGATCGGGTGCGGCCCGACACC ttgGGAGCGGCGACTCGTCTGCCGGGCGTCACCCCGGCCGCCATCGTCCACCTGCTCAACTACGTCAGCAAAACAGAGCGCAAAACGGCGAGCAAGAGGACGCACACTGACTTCACTTGA
- the LOC108274004 gene encoding tectonic-3, protein MPTRCVIVQLVVAFCVYTLPLCPRSQGYTNQPPTDLSDHPFTDGVNSTADFVMDVNSTDSPDFGPRANTDGPVVSTVQTPITQASDGCTCNVTPDFCDIGCCCDVVDCGIADLSSVFNNCRQETRAGVCIESWLMFRANVDPQLVTDTGSLFCVRSGSGNDGSAQTAPAASEGPFSIFSPHFSLAEVNGAQNPSIYKVDDVILTYYNTTSIASVLRQPSSGAASSSCVDRNPAKFLRSGSLSCSRVVSAQSCRRDSGLSFSSYFTGFSLIRVPRPSEMDISKIMIPVIPLVNPPELAEHNGSCMNVVTKVEYVITYTSAGEITAAVVIVNVSDASFGTQILQQHAVQFQLDTPSSPPKFPLVGLEVGTPVIGWFGGQPGPLTIPGLSPGGQCSTDLTNRAPILFTHNTITGCTFRLMQDDCSSLRAQIYSILRGTRTPDTVAMTAGSQPQQSRVVVQECQEPAPGEVCETGCLVPVSLSVRFLWAQTGKLALPQNHILGIKYIFSCQILKCSIVSPLPLTTEVIFSDTTVYPEPPRAKPHPEWKFPFGFFSRGAEELDRA, encoded by the exons ATGCCGACCCGTTGTGTCATCGTGCAGCTCGTCGTGGCGTTTTGTGTGTACACATTGCCGCTGTGTCCACGTTCCCAAGGTTATACAAACCAACCTCCGACGGATCTGAGTGATCATCCTTTTACTGATGGCGTTAATTCAACAGCAGACTTTGTAATGGATGTGAATTCAACAGATTCTCCAGACTTCGGACCCAGAGCCAATACTGATGGTCCAGTCGTGTCCACGGTCCAAACCCCAATCACACAAGCTTCTGATG GTTGCACCTGCAATGTCACTCCTGATTTCTGCGATATTGGCTGCTGCTGCGATGTTGTGGACTGCGGCATCGCTGATCTGAGCTCTGTGTTCAATAACTGTAGGCAAGAAACAAG GGCTGGAGTGTGCATCGAGAGCTGGCTGATGTTCCGAGCCAATGTGGACCCTCAGCTGGTGACAGATACGGGTTCTCTGTTCTGCGTTCGGAGCGGGAGCGGTAACG ACGGCTCAGCACAGACTGCACCTGCTGCCTCTGAAGGGCCGTTCTCCATCTTTTCTCCTCATTTCTCATTAGCGGAGGTCAACGGCGCTCAGAACCCGAGCATTTATAAG GTTGATGATGTCATTCTGACGTATTACAACACCACATCCATAGCGAGCGTGCTCAGACAGCCGTCGTCAGGCGCGGCGTCTTCGTCATGCGTCGACCGCAATCCCGCAA AGTTTCTGCGTTCTGGCTCTTTGTCCTGTTCCCGAGTTGTGAGTGCTCAGTCGTGTAGACGAGACAGCGGTCTGAGTTTTAGCTCCTATTTCACAGGGTTCAGTCTCATAAGG GTTCCACGTCCCTCAGAAATGGACATATCGAAGATTatg ATACCCGTTATCCCACTGGTCAACCCACCCGAACTCGCTGAGCACAATGGTTCCTGTATGAACGTGGTGACAAAG GTGGAATATGTGATTACGTACACCAGCGCAGGAGAAATTACAGCAGCAGTCGTAATAGTCAATGTTTCGGATGCTAGTTTTGGCACGCAGATACTGCAACAACATGCTGTCCAGTTTCAG TTGGACACACCCTCATCTCCTCCTAAATTTCCATTGGTTGGCTTGGAGGTTGGGACTCCAGTGATTGGATGGTTTGGTGGACAACCTGGACCT CTGACGATACCAGGACTTTCCCCAGGAGGACAGTGCTCTACCGACCTCACCAACCGAGCACCCATCCTGTTCACACACAACACCATCACCGGCTGCACCTTCAG gtTAATGCAGGATGACTGCAGCTCACTGAGAGCTCAGATCTACAGCATCCTCCGTGGGACAAGGACCCCTGATACGGTTGCCATGACAGCGGGGTCACAGCCACAACAGAGCAGGGTCGTCGTACAAGAATGTCAAGAACCTGCTCCG GGCGAGGTGTGTGAAACGGGCTGTCTCGTGCCCGTCTCTCTGTCAGTCAGGTTCCTCTGGGCTCAGACAGGAAAGTTGGCTCTTCCCCAGAATCACATCCTAGGTATCAAATACATCTTCAGCTGTCAGATCCTGAAG TGTTCCATcgtttctcctcttcctctgacCACTGAGGTGATTTTCTCCGACACCACCGTTTACCCAGAACCCCCCCGCGCCAAACCGCACCCCGAGTGGAAGTTTCCATTCGGGTTCTTCAGCAGGGGGGCAGAAGAACTAGACAGGGCATGA